One Lemur catta isolate mLemCat1 chromosome 15, mLemCat1.pri, whole genome shotgun sequence genomic window carries:
- the LOC123650754 gene encoding CMRF35-like molecule 8 isoform X3, translating to MWLSSALLLLWVPVCGKIVETQDSEREVRTSQVSITDHPANLTFTVTMRSLRVEDAGTYLCGINRRFFDVISEFEVFVSPASTPVVPTTVTIAGTSAVTTEVPTVPSTALSAVSATGSASFQDEPQKSSGPRLVLLLSLLAFLLLLFMVTSLLAWRMCQKQVKAGEFPELSQGPRQAAEQSEQHYVILELLTRPLREEPVPPRQVEVEYSTLTAPREELHYTSVVFDGQSQDSNGHGISARRPREEEPEYSVIRKK from the exons ATGTGGCTGTCCTCAGCCCTGCTGCTTCTCTGGGTCCCAG TATGTGGCAAGATCGTGGAGACGCAAGACTCAGAGAGAGAAGTGAGGACAAGCCAAGTGTCCATCACAGACCACCCTGCAAACCTGACCTTCACGGTGACCATGAGGAGCCTCAGGGTGGAGGACGCAGGCACATACCTGTGTGGAATCAATAGGCGCTTTTTTGATGTCATCTCCGAGTTTGAGGTGTTCGTGTCCCCAG CATCAACACCAGTGGTGCCCACAACTGTCACCATAGCCGGGACATCAGCAGTCACGACCGAAGTTCCAACTGTGCCATCCACTGCCCTGTCTGCAGTGAGTGCCACTGGCAGTGCCAGCTTCCAGGACGAACCCCAGAAGAGCTCGGGCCCACG GCTCGTGCTGCTGCTCTCCTTGTTAGcatttttgctgctgctgttcaTGGTGACCTCACTGCTGGCCTGGAGGATGTGTCAGAAACAGGTCAAAG CTGGTGAGTTTCCAGAGCtgtcccagggccccaggcag gctGCCGAGCAAAGTGAGCAGCACTATGTGATTCTGGAGCTGCTGACGAGGCCCCTGCGGGAAGAGCCAGTGCCACCGAGGCAGGTGGAGGTGGAATACAGCACCCTG ACTGCCCCCAGGGAAGAGCTTCACTACACCTCGGTGGTGTTTGACGGCCAGAGCCAGGACTCTAACGGCCACGGAATTTCTGCCCGGAGGCCCCGGGAGGAGGAGCCCGAGTACAGCGTGATAAGGAAGAAGTAG
- the LOC123650754 gene encoding CMRF35-like molecule 8 isoform X2 — protein sequence MWLSSALLLLWVPGRFSLGGSNRVTGSVGGSLSVQCPYEEEYRSAKKYWCKRSFIIVCGKIVETQDSEREVRTSQVSITDHPANLTFTVTMRSLRVEDAGTYLCGINRRFFDVISEFEVFVSPASTPVVPTTVTIAGTSAVTTEVPTVPSTALSAVSATGSASFQDEPQKSSGPRLVLLLSLLAFLLLLFMVTSLLAWRMCQKQVKAGEFPELSQGPRQAAEQSEQHYVILELLTRPLREEPVPPRQVEVEYSTLDRPLGRWASVDFVKQRSLDGQVSLWLGGGMWKGYRGGQ from the exons ATGTGGCTGTCCTCAGCCCTGCTGCTTCTCTGGGTCCCAG GCCGTTTCTCTCTGGGTGGCTCCAACAGAGTGACGGGCTCCGTGGGGGGATCCCTGAGCGTGCAGTGTCCCTATGAGGAGGAATACAGGAGTGCAAAGAAATACTGGTGCAAAAGATCCTTTATCATAGTATGTGGCAAGATCGTGGAGACGCAAGACTCAGAGAGAGAAGTGAGGACAAGCCAAGTGTCCATCACAGACCACCCTGCAAACCTGACCTTCACGGTGACCATGAGGAGCCTCAGGGTGGAGGACGCAGGCACATACCTGTGTGGAATCAATAGGCGCTTTTTTGATGTCATCTCCGAGTTTGAGGTGTTCGTGTCCCCAG CATCAACACCAGTGGTGCCCACAACTGTCACCATAGCCGGGACATCAGCAGTCACGACCGAAGTTCCAACTGTGCCATCCACTGCCCTGTCTGCAGTGAGTGCCACTGGCAGTGCCAGCTTCCAGGACGAACCCCAGAAGAGCTCGGGCCCACG GCTCGTGCTGCTGCTCTCCTTGTTAGcatttttgctgctgctgttcaTGGTGACCTCACTGCTGGCCTGGAGGATGTGTCAGAAACAGGTCAAAG CTGGTGAGTTTCCAGAGCtgtcccagggccccaggcag gctGCCGAGCAAAGTGAGCAGCACTATGTGATTCTGGAGCTGCTGACGAGGCCCCTGCGGGAAGAGCCAGTGCCACCGAGGCAGGTGGAGGTGGAATACAGCACCCTG GACAGGCCACTCGGAAGATGGGCAAGTGTGGATTTTGTCAAGCAGAGGTCCTTAGATGGGCAAGTGTCACTGTGGCTGGGCGGTGGGATGTGGAAGGGCTACAGGGGTGGTCAGTGA
- the LOC123650754 gene encoding CMRF35-like molecule 8 isoform X1 translates to MWLSSALLLLWVPGRFSLGGSNRVTGSVGGSLSVQCPYEEEYRSAKKYWCKRSFIIVCGKIVETQDSEREVRTSQVSITDHPANLTFTVTMRSLRVEDAGTYLCGINRRFFDVISEFEVFVSPASTPVVPTTVTIAGTSAVTTEVPTVPSTALSAVSATGSASFQDEPQKSSGPRLVLLLSLLAFLLLLFMVTSLLAWRMCQKQVKAGEFPELSQGPRQAAEQSEQHYVILELLTRPLREEPVPPRQVEVEYSTLTAPREELHYTSVVFDGQSQDSNGHGISARRPREEEPEYSVIRKK, encoded by the exons ATGTGGCTGTCCTCAGCCCTGCTGCTTCTCTGGGTCCCAG GCCGTTTCTCTCTGGGTGGCTCCAACAGAGTGACGGGCTCCGTGGGGGGATCCCTGAGCGTGCAGTGTCCCTATGAGGAGGAATACAGGAGTGCAAAGAAATACTGGTGCAAAAGATCCTTTATCATAGTATGTGGCAAGATCGTGGAGACGCAAGACTCAGAGAGAGAAGTGAGGACAAGCCAAGTGTCCATCACAGACCACCCTGCAAACCTGACCTTCACGGTGACCATGAGGAGCCTCAGGGTGGAGGACGCAGGCACATACCTGTGTGGAATCAATAGGCGCTTTTTTGATGTCATCTCCGAGTTTGAGGTGTTCGTGTCCCCAG CATCAACACCAGTGGTGCCCACAACTGTCACCATAGCCGGGACATCAGCAGTCACGACCGAAGTTCCAACTGTGCCATCCACTGCCCTGTCTGCAGTGAGTGCCACTGGCAGTGCCAGCTTCCAGGACGAACCCCAGAAGAGCTCGGGCCCACG GCTCGTGCTGCTGCTCTCCTTGTTAGcatttttgctgctgctgttcaTGGTGACCTCACTGCTGGCCTGGAGGATGTGTCAGAAACAGGTCAAAG CTGGTGAGTTTCCAGAGCtgtcccagggccccaggcag gctGCCGAGCAAAGTGAGCAGCACTATGTGATTCTGGAGCTGCTGACGAGGCCCCTGCGGGAAGAGCCAGTGCCACCGAGGCAGGTGGAGGTGGAATACAGCACCCTG ACTGCCCCCAGGGAAGAGCTTCACTACACCTCGGTGGTGTTTGACGGCCAGAGCCAGGACTCTAACGGCCACGGAATTTCTGCCCGGAGGCCCCGGGAGGAGGAGCCCGAGTACAGCGTGATAAGGAAGAAGTAG
- the LOC123650754 gene encoding CMRF35-like molecule 8 isoform X4, whose amino-acid sequence MWLSSALLLLWVPASTPVVPTTVTIAGTSAVTTEVPTVPSTALSAVSATGSASFQDEPQKSSGPRLVLLLSLLAFLLLLFMVTSLLAWRMCQKQVKAGEFPELSQGPRQAAEQSEQHYVILELLTRPLREEPVPPRQVEVEYSTLTAPREELHYTSVVFDGQSQDSNGHGISARRPREEEPEYSVIRKK is encoded by the exons ATGTGGCTGTCCTCAGCCCTGCTGCTTCTCTGGGTCCCAG CATCAACACCAGTGGTGCCCACAACTGTCACCATAGCCGGGACATCAGCAGTCACGACCGAAGTTCCAACTGTGCCATCCACTGCCCTGTCTGCAGTGAGTGCCACTGGCAGTGCCAGCTTCCAGGACGAACCCCAGAAGAGCTCGGGCCCACG GCTCGTGCTGCTGCTCTCCTTGTTAGcatttttgctgctgctgttcaTGGTGACCTCACTGCTGGCCTGGAGGATGTGTCAGAAACAGGTCAAAG CTGGTGAGTTTCCAGAGCtgtcccagggccccaggcag gctGCCGAGCAAAGTGAGCAGCACTATGTGATTCTGGAGCTGCTGACGAGGCCCCTGCGGGAAGAGCCAGTGCCACCGAGGCAGGTGGAGGTGGAATACAGCACCCTG ACTGCCCCCAGGGAAGAGCTTCACTACACCTCGGTGGTGTTTGACGGCCAGAGCCAGGACTCTAACGGCCACGGAATTTCTGCCCGGAGGCCCCGGGAGGAGGAGCCCGAGTACAGCGTGATAAGGAAGAAGTAG